The genomic window AACCCTGACCGCCCGGATTAATGTGACGGGTGAAGCGCGTCCTTCAGATAGACGCAGGTCAGGATGGTGAAGACATAGGCCTGAATGGCGCTGACCAGCACCTCAAGCCCGTAGATGGCAACAATGCCGAAGATCGGGGCGATGGCCCCGGCGCCAAGGGCACCGGCAAAGCCCGCGAACACTTTCAGAACCGCGTGACCGGCCATGACATTGCCCGCCAGACGAATGGAATGGCTGACCGGGCGCACGAAATAGGAAATCACCTCGATGATCGCCAGAACCGGGCGCAGCGGCAGGGGCGCCGAGAATACCCAGAACAGCCCCAGAAACCCGGCGCCGTTTTTGACAAACCCCAGAACTGTCACCGTCACGAAAACCGCCAGCGCCAGGATCACGGTCACCGCGATATGGCTGGTGGGTGCAAAACTACCCGGGATCAGACCCAGAAAATTCGCCGACAGGATGAACAGAAACAGGGTGAAGATATAGGGAAAGAACGACAATGCATCCTTGCCCGCCAC from Rhodophyticola sp. CCM32 includes these protein-coding regions:
- a CDS encoding F0F1 ATP synthase subunit A — encoded protein: MDTNTSADTQTAKSGSSRTIAFALIALAVVLIILGLVDDYESGLSIHPMDQFIIAPFFGDGPIHWYTVTNTAVWMGLGVLAILLVMVVGTRGRAVIPSRAQSIAELAYGFVRKMVEDVAGKDALSFFPYIFTLFLFILSANFLGLIPGSFAPTSHIAVTVILALAVFVTVTVLGFVKNGAGFLGLFWVFSAPLPLRPVLAIIEVISYFVRPVSHSIRLAGNVMAGHAVLKVFAGFAGALGAGAIAPIFGIVAIYGLEVLVSAIQAYVFTILTCVYLKDALHPSH